The window TAATCAATTTCGGGTTCTGCCAATGCGTGACATAAAACCTGGATCGTCATTTATTGAAAGGCTCGAGTTTAACGTTCCCCGATATGTAACTGTGGCGCAAACCGTATATTATAAGAGTCCATTTTTTCAGAAAAATCAAATTAACGCTCAATATTCATATAAAGATTTTCTGGTTTTTGACAGTTTGCGTGCAAACTACGTTAATGCTCCGGTTTTGAATAGATATCGATAAATATTCAGCTTTTAACCCCATCTGCCCGTAGTCTTCCGCTGTTCGAATGTCTCCGACTTCGAACGGCTACGCTTGTAGTTTATAACTACGGTATTTTCGCTAAATGAATATGCAACACCCGGATGTTTAATTTCATCCGGGTGTTTTTGTATACCCGCAGCTCGCGTAAAGGATAGAAACGGGTACCGGCCTGTGGCTAATGCCTGTGTAGTATGAGTGAATAGCCTGACCCTGCTTCTACCGGCAGGGGTACGCCAAGATTTAAGTCAAAAGTTAAAATTAAAAAGTCAAAAAAAATGACTGGGGCAATGGTTGTTTATTTTCCTGTCATCCTGAGTAACCTTTATTTGCGCACAAATGATCGCATTGCAAATGACACTTTTTTCAATTGATAATCAAATAGTTACAAATGTGTCAATGGCAGGAACGAAGGATCTGTCAGCTGTGCATGACCGATAGAAAAGTTCGCCAATAGATTCTTCGTACCTATCCATGACATGTTAGGTGTTATACAAACATTGGCTTTGAACGCTGGTTTCGACTCACCCCGGTCTACGCTTCGCTGGACCACCCTCTCTCCGGCTTCGCCGCAAAGAGGGTTTGAAAAAAACTTCTTGCCCCTCTATGCGACGCAGTCGGAGAGAGGGGCAGACGGGCGCAGCCTCGTCGGGGTGAGTCAACTCGCCGACATGCACCCACTGCTCACTGCCCACTGCAAACTCAAAACCCCCCCCACTACCTCACCACCGTCACGCTGCCCGATAGCGCTTTCTTGCCGTTCTTCAGGTTTACGATGTAGTAATAGGTCGCAGGCGGAACGAGTTGGCCGTTAAAGGTACCGTCCCAGGAGGTGTTGTAGCCGGCTGATCTGAATATGCGCTGGCCGTACCGGTTAAATACTTCTACCGTGTTTTGGGGGTAGGCGCTTAAGCCCGTGATGGCCCACAGATCGTTGCTGCCATCGCCATTGGGCGAGAAGCTGTTGGGGATGCTGATACCAACCGCAACTGCAGATGGGTTTACGGTAATGGAAAACTGAACGGGCAAACCAGGGCATTCATTATCGCTTAAAATAGCCATGAACCTGCCGCCGGATTGAACGGGGATTTGTTGCGCAACGGTGTTGGTAGCCGCGTTGATAACGGATATATAGGGCGAAAGGGAATTAACCACATAAACCTTGCTGCCATCGCTGTTGATGGTTATACCTGCCGGGTTTTGGCCTACATCGACAGTGGTTACAATGCTGCGGGTCAGGGTATTGATGACGGTGACTTTTTTGTCGTTAATCTGGGATACGTAAAGCCTTGCTCCATCGGGGCTTATGGCCAGGCAGTTGGCGGCTGTGCCAACGTCTATTTTATACAGGATACGCCTGGCAGCAATATCTATAACAGCTACATCGTGCGAGTTATAATTGGCTACGTACAGTGTTTTATTATCGGGACTGATGATGACACTGTTGGGCGTTGTGCCGGTAATGATGGCATATTCAAAATAACCGGTGGCGATGTCATAAAACTGCACAATGTTTGAGCCGGCATTGATGATGTAAAGTTTTTTACCGTCGGCACTGATGGTTAAATCATACGGGGTATCGCCTGTGGTAACGGTTTTTATAACGGCGTAATTGGTGGTGTTGATGGTGGTTAGCTGGTTGATGCTGCCATCGGTAACATATAACTTGCTGCCATCGGGACTGATAACCATCCCAACAGGATCGAACCCGGCCGGGAAAGTGGTGATTACTTTATTGGCGACGGTACTAATTACAGCTATGGTGTGCGAGCCCTCGTTTTCTGCATACAGCAGGCTTTTATCGGGACTAAACACCAGCCGCTGCGGGCTGGAGTTTGGCGGCATCCCGTCGGTAATAACCTGCTCGACATTATTGGTAATGGTATTGATAAGCGAAACCGAGTTTGACGAGCTGTTGGCTGCATAGGCATAGCTTGCAGGCGCGGGGGTAACGGTAATGTGCGCGGTAACGGGTGTGGTACCCGTGTTTACGGCTGTAAACGAAGGTATACCCCGGTTGCCGCTTGCGGCCAGGCCGATGGTAGTGTTATCATTTGTCCAGCTGAAGCTGCGGGCGTTGCCTGTAAAAATAACGCCGTTGGTAAGCTGTCCGTTTTGCACGGTTTGATCGGGGATGGGGCTAACCAGAGGCAGCGGATTAATATGGCCGCTTACCCTTGCTGTTTGGGTTACTTCGCCCGAAGTGAGCGCGACATCGCCCGAAATATTACCCGCCGCGGCCTGTGCCGACGAACGTACGTAAACCACCTGGCCGGATATTAAACCGGAGGTTTGTGTAAGTACAACACTTGCGCTATAAGTACCATCGGCGGTAAGCGACACCTCGAAATCAGCAGGGGCTGTAACCGTAACATCGGCAGATAAACCACTTGCCGACACCGTAAATTGCTGAACGGCCGGGCTTGCAGAGGCCGTACCGACGCAGGCAGAAATAGCCCCGGTTACCTCGCCAATTATTAACTGTGGCGCGGCGGTTGTAGATTTGGATAATATTTTAAAAGCATCATTTTCCCGTCGGCCCGGCGTTGCCCAGGCTTTTATCATTACCAGTAGCAGTAAAGCAATTATTAACGGTAGATGCAGGTGTTTTTTCATATAACTTCGTAAGCAGCCAAGTTAAAACGACTGGTAAACGCTGTAATTTTTTGTAAATATAAGGCTAATATTAACTTAACTAATCATGACGCCTGCGGCAAACCTGGGTTAACAGGGTTTATTGTAAAACACGAGGTTGTAAATAATTTCTCCATTTTGGTACTATATTATACAATAATTTAATTATTGATACAGTTAAGTACTATATTTGTTGGCTGATTAGTTGGTTTATCCGGGTTGATGAACCATATTTACATAACAATCATTTTAGCTGATTTTGAACGATAAAACCAATTTTGCTGTTATTGGCTCTGGCTTTGCCGGTTTAAGTGCCGCTGCATACCTGGCAAAGGCCGGGTACCAGGTTGATGTGATTGAAAAAAATGCAACTATAGGCGGCCGTGCCCGGCAGTTAAACACCAATAACGGGTACTTGTTTGATATGGGCCCAAGCTGGTACTGGATGCCCGAAGTGTTCGAAAAATTCTTCGCTGATTTTGGTTACAAGCCTTCCGATTTTTATGAATTGAAACAACTGGATCCCGGATTTTCGGTAGTTTTTGGTGACGATGATGTTATGGCCGTGCCTGCCGATTTCAACGCGTTGTGCCAGTTGTTTGAGTCGATAGAAACCGGCAGCGTGGCACAATTAAAACTGTTTTTGGCCGAGGCCGCTTATAAATATAAAACGGGGATGGATAAACTGGTTTACAAACCGGGTTTGTCGCTCACCGAATTTTGGGATTGGGACCTGTTTAAAGGGGTTTTTAAATTGCAGGTGTTTACCGCTTTTAGCAAACACGTCAGGAAGTTTTTTAAAAACCCCAGGCTAATAGCGCTCATGGAGTTCCCGGTACTGTTTTTAGGCGCCATGCCCGAAGATACCCCGGCCTTATACAGCCTCATGAATTACGCCGGCCTGCAGTTGGGTACCTGGTATCCGAAGGGTGGTTTCGGCAAAATTATTGAAGGGATGCAGGAAGTTTGCAAAGCGCAGGGCGTAAAATTTTTTACCAATACGGCTGTTACTTCAATTAAGGTGGCCAACAACCGGGTTTCGGCAATTGTTACTGCCAACGATACAAGGGCCTATGACGGCGTTATCGCTGCGGCCGATTATCATCATGTAGAAGAAAAACTACTGGAGCCACCATTCAGAAACTACCAGGAATCATACTGGGACAAACGGGTAATGGCGCCATCAAGCCTTATTTTTTACCTTGGAATTACCCGCAAAATAAACAGGCTTGACCACCACACTTTATTTTTTGACGCCGATTTAAAACAGCACGCGCAGGAAATATATAAAGAGCCCCAATGGCCTTCAAAACCACTGTTTTATGTTTGCTGCCCATCAAAAACCGATGATACCGTAGCACCCGCAGGGCACGAAAACCTGTTTATCCTGATGCCGCTTGCACCCGGGATTGAAGATAACGACGACCTGAGGGAAAAATATTTTAATTTGATTATGGACAGGTTGGAACATTTTAGCGGCGTAGCTATAAGGCAACATCTGGATTACAAGCAAAGCTATTGTATAAATGATTTTGTTGCCGATTATAACTCCTACAAAGGCAATGCTTATGGGTTGGCCAATACGCTCATGCAAACGGCAAATCTAAAGCCATCCATCAGCAACCGCCGGATAGGTAATTTATTTTATGCCGGGCAGCTTACGGTACCAGGCCCCGGTGTGCCGCCGTCAATCATATCAGGTAAAGTTTCGGCCCAACAATTAATTAAATATTCAACCAAAAATAAATGAAAGCGAGATTCGATAAATTATCTGCAACGTGCAGCAGGGAAACCACCCGGCTATACAGTACCAGTTTTTCGCTGGGTATCTATTTTTTAAACAAAGAGCTTCGTGATCCTATATATGCCATTTATGGCTTTGTAAGGCTGGCCGACGAAATTGTGGATAGCTTTCACGATTATCCCAAGGCCTTGCTGTTAGCGGAGTTTAAAGAAGATTGTTTCCGCGCGATAAGCCGTGGCATCAGCATCAACCCGGTACTCAATTCTTTTCAGCAGGTTGTTAATAAATATCACATCAACCATGACCTTATCAGGCAGTTTTTAAAGAGCATGGAAATGGACCTGGCGGTGCAGGAGTATACCCCCGATAAATACGAGGAATATATTCTTGGTTCGGCGCAGGTAGTGGGTTTAATGTGCCTGCATGTGTTTACCAACGGCAATACTGATGAGTTTGAACGACTGCGTGTGCCTGCTATGAAATTAGGATCGGCGTTTCAAAAAGTGAATTTTTTAAGAGACGCAAACGCGGATTATCAGGAATTAAACAGAACTTATTTTCCGGAAGTAAACCTCTCATCTTTTTCTGATCGGGATAAAAAGGCTATCGAGCAGGATATTCTTCGCGAGTTTAATGAGGCGTTGGATGGTATAAGGCAACTGCCCCGTTCATGTCGTAAAGGGGTTTATCTTGCTTATGTTTATTATAAGCAGTTATTTCGTAAAATAGCCAATGTGCCGGCCGCGAGGGTAATGGAACAACGCATCCGGGTATCCAACGGGCATAAATTTTGGCTGATGTTTGATTCGCTGGTGCGGTACAAACTAAATGTATTGTGAATACGGTTATTAAAAGAAAGAAATCACAAAAAAATACTGATAAAACAAACCTGATGGAAGAATACGTTATTTTGGTTGACGATGATGATAACGAAGTGGGTGCCATGGAAAAGATGGAGGCCCACCTGCAGGGTAAAAAGCACCGTGCATTTTCGGTATTTGTTTTTAACCTGAAAGGCGAGTTGCTATTGCAGCAGCGCGCACTGGATAAATACCACTCGGGCGGCAAATGGACAAACACCTGCTGCAGCCACCCGCGGCCAGGTGAGGATACACTGGAAGCCGCCCATCGCCGTTTAATGGAAGAGATGGGTATGGATTGCCAGCTAAACCATGTTTTTAGCTTCAGTTATCGTGCTGCAGTGCAGGCAAATCTTATTGAGAACGAATATGACCACGTGTTTTTTGGCGTCAGCAATACGGTGCCCAATCCTTCGCCCGATGAGGTAGAAGCCTACCGCTACATCGGCCTGGATGAACTTGCCCGGGAGTTGGATGAACATCCTGCCGATTATACGGCATGGCTGAAGATCTGCTTTGATCAGGTGTATGCAAATTATTACCAATAACCACAATTAACCCGCAATAATGAATGCTTTAATTATCATAGTCACATTTTTTGCGATGGAGGGTGTTGCCTGGTTTACCCATAAATATATAATGCACGGTTTGTTATGGGTATGGCACCGCGACCATCACAAAAAAGAGCAGCCCGGCTACCTGGAAAAAAACGACCTGTTCTTCCTCATCTTCGCTATACCCGGTATAAGTTGCCTGGCCGCGGGTATTTTAGGGGCTATGCCGGTTTTTACTTGTGTGGGTATTGGTATTACGTTGTATGGCGCCTGCTACTTTTTTGTGCACGATTTATTTATACATCAGCGTATTAAAGTATTGCGCAATTCGCAAAACTGGTATTTAAAGGCCATTCGCAGGGCGCATAAAATGCACCATAAGCATATTGGGAAAGAAGCGGGGGAGTGTTTCGGCATGTTGTGGGTGCCGTTTAAATACTTCCGGATAGGCCCGGGAGACGGAAAATAGCATAACAAGATAAAACTTATATAAATTTGGCAACAACTGCGGTAACCGTTAGATAGAAAAATCATGAAATCATACAAACTCATTCATCAATTGATAAGCCTTGTAGAAGAGATGGAGAAAGAGAACAAAGGCGATGAAGTTTCTATTCAGGATTTTACCGGTTTTCTGCTTAATCACGTGGCCGATCCTGCCGACGATTATGTTAATGGCGATATCCGTTTTGGTAACAGCGAAAAAATGGCTCTTGAAGTGGCCTACCAGCTTGATAATAATATAGGCAGGCTGTTTGTATTTATGAGCCGTTATGCCAAATTTTACATTAAAAAAGCGCTGGATGGCACCCCGCTGCAAACCGCTGAGGAATTTACCGGGCTGGCTATTTTGCTTACGCATGATCATTTAACAAAAAGCGAGCTGATTAACTATAACCTGCAGGAAAAAACATCGGGCACAGAAGTGATCAGGAGGCTGATAGCCGCAGGCCTGGCCACGCAATGGGATAACCCCGAAGATAAACGCGGCAAATACGTGGGCATTACCGATAAGGGCAAGCAGTTATTATACGAGGTTTTTGTGGATACCAGCTATGCAGGCAAAATGATAACCGGCAAGCTCAGCATTCCCGAAAAACTTACGCTGCAGCAC is drawn from Mucilaginibacter ginsenosidivorax and contains these coding sequences:
- a CDS encoding T9SS type B sorting domain-containing protein, with amino-acid sequence MKKHLHLPLIIALLLLVMIKAWATPGRRENDAFKILSKSTTAAPQLIIGEVTGAISACVGTASASPAVQQFTVSASGLSADVTVTAPADFEVSLTADGTYSASVVLTQTSGLISGQVVYVRSSAQAAAGNISGDVALTSGEVTQTARVSGHINPLPLVSPIPDQTVQNGQLTNGVIFTGNARSFSWTNDNTTIGLAASGNRGIPSFTAVNTGTTPVTAHITVTPAPASYAYAANSSSNSVSLINTITNNVEQVITDGMPPNSSPQRLVFSPDKSLLYAENEGSHTIAVISTVANKVITTFPAGFDPVGMVISPDGSKLYVTDGSINQLTTINTTNYAVIKTVTTGDTPYDLTISADGKKLYIINAGSNIVQFYDIATGYFEYAIITGTTPNSVIISPDNKTLYVANYNSHDVAVIDIAARRILYKIDVGTAANCLAISPDGARLYVSQINDKKVTVINTLTRSIVTTVDVGQNPAGITINSDGSKVYVVNSLSPYISVINAATNTVAQQIPVQSGGRFMAILSDNECPGLPVQFSITVNPSAVAVGISIPNSFSPNGDGSNDLWAITGLSAYPQNTVEVFNRYGQRIFRSAGYNTSWDGTFNGQLVPPATYYYIVNLKNGKKALSGSVTVVR
- a CDS encoding phytoene desaturase family protein — protein: MNDKTNFAVIGSGFAGLSAAAYLAKAGYQVDVIEKNATIGGRARQLNTNNGYLFDMGPSWYWMPEVFEKFFADFGYKPSDFYELKQLDPGFSVVFGDDDVMAVPADFNALCQLFESIETGSVAQLKLFLAEAAYKYKTGMDKLVYKPGLSLTEFWDWDLFKGVFKLQVFTAFSKHVRKFFKNPRLIALMEFPVLFLGAMPEDTPALYSLMNYAGLQLGTWYPKGGFGKIIEGMQEVCKAQGVKFFTNTAVTSIKVANNRVSAIVTANDTRAYDGVIAAADYHHVEEKLLEPPFRNYQESYWDKRVMAPSSLIFYLGITRKINRLDHHTLFFDADLKQHAQEIYKEPQWPSKPLFYVCCPSKTDDTVAPAGHENLFILMPLAPGIEDNDDLREKYFNLIMDRLEHFSGVAIRQHLDYKQSYCINDFVADYNSYKGNAYGLANTLMQTANLKPSISNRRIGNLFYAGQLTVPGPGVPPSIISGKVSAQQLIKYSTKNK
- a CDS encoding phytoene/squalene synthase family protein, with translation MKARFDKLSATCSRETTRLYSTSFSLGIYFLNKELRDPIYAIYGFVRLADEIVDSFHDYPKALLLAEFKEDCFRAISRGISINPVLNSFQQVVNKYHINHDLIRQFLKSMEMDLAVQEYTPDKYEEYILGSAQVVGLMCLHVFTNGNTDEFERLRVPAMKLGSAFQKVNFLRDANADYQELNRTYFPEVNLSSFSDRDKKAIEQDILREFNEALDGIRQLPRSCRKGVYLAYVYYKQLFRKIANVPAARVMEQRIRVSNGHKFWLMFDSLVRYKLNVL
- the idi gene encoding isopentenyl-diphosphate Delta-isomerase, which produces MEEYVILVDDDDNEVGAMEKMEAHLQGKKHRAFSVFVFNLKGELLLQQRALDKYHSGGKWTNTCCSHPRPGEDTLEAAHRRLMEEMGMDCQLNHVFSFSYRAAVQANLIENEYDHVFFGVSNTVPNPSPDEVEAYRYIGLDELARELDEHPADYTAWLKICFDQVYANYYQ
- a CDS encoding sterol desaturase family protein, which translates into the protein MNALIIIVTFFAMEGVAWFTHKYIMHGLLWVWHRDHHKKEQPGYLEKNDLFFLIFAIPGISCLAAGILGAMPVFTCVGIGITLYGACYFFVHDLFIHQRIKVLRNSQNWYLKAIRRAHKMHHKHIGKEAGECFGMLWVPFKYFRIGPGDGK
- a CDS encoding MarR family winged helix-turn-helix transcriptional regulator, translated to MKSYKLIHQLISLVEEMEKENKGDEVSIQDFTGFLLNHVADPADDYVNGDIRFGNSEKMALEVAYQLDNNIGRLFVFMSRYAKFYIKKALDGTPLQTAEEFTGLAILLTHDHLTKSELINYNLQEKTSGTEVIRRLIAAGLATQWDNPEDKRGKYVGITDKGKQLLYEVFVDTSYAGKMITGKLSIPEKLTLQHLLQKLEDFHYEHHEKKTISTKADMKAFIEESVD